A stretch of the Streptomyces venezuelae genome encodes the following:
- the pgsA gene encoding phosphatidylinositol phosphate synthase, with protein sequence MLNKYARAFFTRVLTPFAAFLLRRGVSPDAVTLIGTAGVVAGALVFFPRGEFFWGTITITAFVFSDLVDGNMARQAGVSSRWGAFLDSTLDRVADAAIFGGLALWYAGGGDNNALCAVAIFCLASGQVVSYTKARGESIGLPVAVNGLIERAERLVISLVAAGLSGLQTFGVPSWIGVLLPVALWVVAVGSLVTLIQRVVTVRREAAEADAVASDGADGSGTSASSAGSSENGAV encoded by the coding sequence ATGCTGAACAAGTACGCGCGTGCCTTCTTCACGCGTGTTCTCACCCCGTTCGCCGCGTTCCTGCTCCGGCGGGGGGTGAGCCCGGACGCGGTCACCCTGATCGGCACGGCCGGAGTGGTGGCCGGTGCGCTGGTCTTCTTCCCCCGCGGCGAGTTCTTCTGGGGCACGATCACCATCACCGCCTTCGTCTTCTCCGATCTGGTGGACGGGAACATGGCCCGCCAGGCCGGGGTGTCCAGCCGGTGGGGGGCCTTCCTCGACTCCACCCTGGACCGGGTCGCGGACGCGGCGATCTTCGGCGGCCTGGCGCTCTGGTACGCGGGCGGCGGCGACAACAACGCCCTGTGTGCGGTGGCGATCTTCTGCCTGGCCAGCGGTCAGGTGGTTTCGTACACCAAGGCCCGGGGCGAGTCGATCGGGCTGCCGGTGGCCGTCAACGGCCTGATCGAGCGGGCCGAGCGGCTGGTGATCTCGCTGGTCGCGGCCGGTCTCTCCGGGCTGCAGACCTTCGGTGTGCCCTCCTGGATCGGGGTGCTGCTGCCGGTCGCGCTCTGGGTGGTGGCCGTGGGCTCGCTGGTGACGCTGATCCAGCGGGTGGTGACCGTACGCCGGGAGGCGGCGGAGGCGGATGCCGTGGCCTCCGACGGGGCCGACG